In Cottoperca gobio chromosome 19, fCotGob3.1, whole genome shotgun sequence, the genomic window ACCCCTTGAACACATTTCTACCTTTGATACACACCTGGAAAAAAaccaaagaaacacacatacaaactcttgaatacattttatttaaacctTAACATTGCATATTCCTAAAGTTTTTAAGAACGGACACAAACTAAGTTTATGACCCTTCGTAAATACTGGTAAACTAAACTTACATTTTTCACGATCAAAGTAATCCAGTGGACAGTTGTCTGTACATTAAAGGCTACATTGCAAACTGAAACTGCTAATAGTTTATTCAGCATATTAGTTGCACCATTTttccaaaatataaaacaaatataggctaaaaataaaaccaaaaaacagAGCTCAAGTTCTTCCCTACAGTGCAACTCACTGAATCCCTGGCAACagtatacttcctgtttacagccTCCAAATTATGGGAACCGTATTTCTAGAAGAGGAGATTATCTCCCAAATAAAGACTTCAAGAAATAGACGATTCATGTTAACTTCAAACAGAAACCCGCTGCACTAAACATCTTCCATAAAATCCATCCTCTTACCTCCCCTTCGCCGTTTGAAGAGAAGTAGTTCATTTCTTCAACATCAACCAACTTCACAACATTACAAGGCAGCGGCACCCCAACATGGCCTGTTGGTAAAAGATGTTTAGATGATTTCTTGCTTATTAAAATACCAAATTTCAATCATATGCACAGTTTgtcaaaaaaaattaaagattgaaaaaaaaaaagctgaaatgCTTCGCCAATCAATCAATTGAGTGACAGACAATTGAAACTATTTAGATAACAGTTTTAAGTCacttaatgcaaaataaaaaaaaattaaataaaaagtgttttccaGCACCGTTTATAAGGCAGGTTTTACTCattaaaagtagtaaatgtgGGACAAGCGAGGTTGCGTACCTGAGGTGGCGTCTCCTGGCATGGTGAAGGTGCAGCCGGCTGTGCACTCCGTCTGTCCGTACGCCTCAAAGATCTAAAGCAGCCACATCAGAGCGAGAGCCGGTCATCACAACATCTCTAGTGTTACTGGATCAGTGTTGCAAACACCTCAGAGTTTACCAAGGTTCACATTTCCTCAAGTACATGACTGCTTTTTAGAAAATGGGTCAACACCATCTTTATTATTACTTACAAAGACGCCAAATTAGATCCCAGAAATATTTGGAGAGCTGAATTTAGCTTATTAAAAGGAGTTGTGCACGTTTCAGATATGATAAACCTTTATTGATCTGCAgatgttgcagcagcacaaggacagaaataaaaaattaaatagaaTATACAAGAGCAATTATGACAAAATTACACCATTCAAATAATATGGTTATGtcttttgtttcattattattgataaacaaattctaaatataatatagaaatttactaaaacatttatacagCAATGTAGtataataaaatgcataaagTCAGTCCAACAGATGTGATTCAAGGTCAAGTAAACACAAACctctaaaatacatttccatgtaaaaaatataaactgCATTCAGaaacatttgtgaagattaactGAGAGGATAAACGTTCATTACCTGGCAGCCCAGAGTCGCCCTGAGGAAGTTGAGCACAGGGGGAGCGATGGGTGCTGCTCCCGTCACCATGATCCTCACTCGCCCCCCCAGAGACTCCTGCAGTCaagaaagcacattttaaatgcacCAACTTTGTTTATTATAACGTAACCTGCCGTTTGCTCAAACTGAAGCGGCGCTGTACCTGGACTTTGTGGAAGATGAGTTTGTCCCATACACTGTTGGTCCTGATGATGCCCTGCCTCACTTCAGCAAATTTCCTCTCCACCGGCAAAGTTCAGCAGCCATTTCTTGAAAGGCGATTTGGCGCCACTCTGAACCTGGGGACGGATGTTTTACAGCATTCGAAATGAGAAATTTACAGAATGAGGAAAGAAAGTTATCTCCGACCAACGGTAGAGGAAGTATTTtgatcctttacttcagtagaagtactaatactacactgtaaagaTACTGTCACagttaaaatgttaattgaATAAACCGGaacatgtacttaaagtattaagtAAAAGTTAACTTCCACCACTGACTTTGTCATAGACACGGTTGAGAAGTCGAGGCACGACGGGGAAGATGGTGGGCTGCAGGTTTTTCAGGTCATCTGGCAGCAGTCTGATGTCTCCCTGGAAGAATCCCACCCTAGCTCCATGACCATACATCACCGTCTACAAGAAACACACCAAAAGTCATCAAGTCATCCTCTTAACGCCCATTTAGAAATACAAGAAATGTAAACATGCTCTCATGATGCGAGCCTCACCTGCACGACTCTCTCGAACATATGCGCTAAAGGCAGGAATGAAATGCTGACATCCTGAGTAGATGGCAGAACTGCCACCTGTGGGACGCACAGAGGCTCCGTTAGCAATACGTCCAACACATGCACTCAAAATGCTTCATTTAAAAGTGACATTAAACATACATCGAGAATTTTGATGACACCTGCAGCGTCAGAGACCACGTTCTCATGGGTCAACATCGCTCCCTTGGGGTTtcctgagagagaagagaaatatttaaacaaaaactaaaaaacatttcaggtaACTTTGGAAACACAACTCAACCTTGGCTTCTGTGGCTTTTAATGCTTACATTGCTCAGTCTTTGAAGAGTCAAACATCATGGGAGGCACAGGATTGTTCTTAGTGACAAGCTTTATAAGATCAAACCTTGCAGataatacaaaatgttcacctgtagtgccGCTGGTGAAGCAAACAATACTGAGATCCTCTGGCTTCGGGGGCTGTTGGGACATAAAATCAGCACATCAGAGCAGCATGCAGCCTATAAATCTCATAAAAATGGATTACATGATATATCAGAATTAAACTTACAATTGGCTCTTGAAGATTACTCTTCCCCAGAGCCTGGAGAACAAAACGAAACGAAACGCGTCTTCAATAATGTTGATGCTTCTAACCTTACCACTTGTGCAGAGCCAACTCAATTGACGCCAGTATAAAAAACACGAAGACTCATCACTTATTTGTGTTCAAGCATGCATTACCTCCACATCCTGCAAGGACACGACGTCCACCCCACACTTGGTACCTCGCTCAACCAACTCAGAGTGGAAAGGGTCCATGATGACGATGGTTTTGAGGACTGGAGTCTGGCCTTTCTCCCGGGACTGCAGCAGTGTTTCTGCCTTCTTTTGATTGTCACAAAGCACTGTGGAGATCTCCGCTGAaagaggagaaattaaaactatAATACTAGTACAGTATAATGGTAGCAATCACTGACACAAGTGCTTTTATGAGGCAAGTTCCCCTGTGGTGAATTTGTGAACACTGATGTTGTAGGTTTAGAGTAAACAAAAGATTTATAAGCAGAACTACTGCAATAACCGTGCACTTTGTGATCACTTCAGGATCATTTATCACCGGACAATCAAAAGCACAGATTGAAGGAGCGGGTGTGGTAAATAAGTGAGAAGAGATTACAGACCCCTTGGGAGGGTCGATGAGTTACTGGACTGTAATTGGCAGCATTAAGTGAAAGAGAAGGTCCAATTACCTCGGTCGATAATGAACACGAGCGCTTCAGGACCCAGGGTGTCGTACAGGGGAACCGCCACCATGGAGTAGGTGTAGCACGCCTGCTCACCGATAATCCACTGCAGGAAACAGATTTACGGTACGTTGTTCAAATCATTAAGGACCCCGTTATCCCGTCAGCAACGTCAACACTCACCTCAGGTCTATTCTGAGCAAAGATGCCAATAAAAGTGTCAGAGTTCGGCTTCAAACCCTTGTGAAGAAGCCCTGACCCCAGGTGCTCAGCTCTGTCAGACACCTGCATGTACACAAGTGGAGTAAAGGTCAGCTGGAGTTCATCTTCActacttttcttttccaaatcTTGCATGCTGTTTTACCCGTTTGTACGTCAGCCACTGGTACGGCCTTCCTGGTTTTCTGTAGCCCAAGCATGGTCCGTTACCTGCaaatgagacatttaaaaaaaaggcaaagcaCTACAGGTAATGTATGTGACAAAAGAAAAGTTTAATACATTGAAACACCATTAGGAGGCTGAGAGAGCCATCAATAAAGGGAAAGTAAAGAGTCATCACCTGAAACTTTCAGGCCCCTCTGAAAGACCTCATACATGGTCTTGGCATCTTCATGGTAACACACCATCAGGTTGTTGTTATCCTCAAGCAACACAGTCTTCCTCGCTCCATCCTGAGGACATCAATAATAAGAAACTTTTACTACAGCATCTTTCATACTAGAAATGcaacacaaagtgctttacactaaaatataaatatatatatatatatatatatatatatatatatatatatatatatatatatatatatatatatatatatatatatatatatatatatatatatatatatttaaaaaaaaacacggCTAGATGACAAtagtggaaaataaaacacttagaaaataaaaatggattAATAGAATGTATaacaaaagattaaaaataaaatccactggctaataataaatacagttcaaatattttaattcaGTACTGTTTGCAGCATCACATATACATccataaacacagcagcatcaaaatgttcttatattttctacatcagtggtggaaattttaatttgatttaaaatagaTGGAATCTCAAAAGTGTTTCACGTCGGAGCACTCTACCCTCTACGTCGGGgtctccatcgctgctcccaccctctggaactcaccacctcaaaccctcagagactcctcctcacaTTCAAAACATCACTTAAGACTCACATGCACTGCCGTCAACAactgaccgtctcttctcctttctttttgttcatttatttctttttgttttacttctgtcaagtgtctttgagtttctagaaaagtgctatacaagtaAAATGTATCATCACCAATCGGCACCTATGTCTCTGaggctatatataaaaaataaccaTCATTCAGCACTATGTTATACCATTACTAATAACACTCTGAATGGACAGCTTGGCACTCTTTACCTTGATGCCCAGAGTTTGTCTGTTGAGGTCGAAGGGAATGTGCAGGGCACAGGGTCGTGTGTTGAGGTAAAACAAGATGGCAGCTGCCAGGGCAAATAGGGAGATGATGGCCGGGGTCGGGAGAGGCGAGAACAGCAACTGGATAAGGGAGTCCATGGTGCAAGGTCTGCTGGGAGGCAGAAAAATGCTGCATTAAAAGATTTCAGCACGTGTAACCAGGTTCAGTCTGAAACGTTGCCAGATTTAAGATATAAACTCCTATTATGCAATTCTGAGCTCCTTGGCTCTGCTCTTGATACAAGAACTTGGAGGTCAAAGTCAACAAGTTGCAACACTTATTGATAATCACTCAAGATAGAATCCACACAATAACCGTCAGAACAACATTACAGTCTCTACGTACAGTGATAGCagcacaatatttgtttttacatacgCTGTTAAACTGATGCTGCAAGAGGTTGAACACGTCTGAAGGGCTtacaaatacaactttttttttaaagcataaaatacagtttgtgTGACCTTTGACACAGATTATGCCACGTGTCATAATTGTGAACTACACTGAGGTCAAGgttaaatattttatgacaACATACAAGAGTCTGATTGGGAACAAGTTATTTTTATGGCATTTAAAGTCAACATAATTACAAAAGGATGTAAAGGTGGTCGCTTGCTTCCAGTGTGTCAATAGGATAGAAAATGATAAATCAATCACTCTATCACTCAATCACATTAATGTTATGTCGGTTTTGTaaacttgatttttttttttctttattatcttgtttgttttgttgacgTGTATTTAGTTGTGTCCATTGTAGAGCCATTTCACTTTCTGATCCTtacatttggtttgttttgtcttttcacagagataaaaaaactaactttaaaTTGTTTGTAGAATAAAATATGCAGCTGGTGGCAAAGCTCATAACAATTAAagttatttcatattaaataca contains:
- the acsl5 gene encoding LOW QUALITY PROTEIN: long-chain-fatty-acid--CoA ligase 5 (The sequence of the model RefSeq protein was modified relative to this genomic sequence to represent the inferred CDS: deleted 2 bases in 2 codons), whose protein sequence is MDSLIQLLFSPLPTPAIISLFALAAAILFYLNTRPCALHIPFDLNRQTLGIKDGARKTVLLEDNNNLMVCYHEDAKTMYEVFQRGLKVSGNGPCLGYRKPGRPYQWLTYKRVSDRAEHLGSGLLHKGLKPNSDTFIGIFAQNRPEWIIGEQACYTYSMVAVPLYDTLGPEALVFIIDRAEISTVLCDNQKKAETLLQSREKGQTPVLKTIVIMDPFHSELVERGTKCGVDVVSLQDVEALGKSNLQEPIPPKPEDLSIVCFTSGTTGNPKGAMLTHENVVSDAAGVIKILDVAVLPSTQDVSISFLPLAHMFERVVQTVMYGHGARVGFFQGDIRLLPDDLKNLQPTIFPVVPRLLNRVYDKVQSGAKSPFKKWLLNFAVERKFAEVRQGIIRTNSVWDKLIFHKVQESLGGRVRIMVTGAAPIAPPVLNFLRATLGCQIFEAYGQTECTAGCTFTMPGDATSGHVGVPLPCNVVKLVDVEEMNYFSSNGEGEVCIKGRNVFKGYLKDPKTTAEALDEDGWLHTGDIGTWLPSGVLKIIDRKKNIFKLAQGEYIAPEKIENVYVRSGPVAQVFVHGDSLQSCLIAIVVPDPDVLPGLAKNLGCQGSIEELCKNTVIKKAILSDMTELGKEAGLKSFEQVKDMYLHPEQFTIENGLLTPTLKAKRAELKALFQPQIDKLYDNLQ